A section of the Branchiostoma lanceolatum isolate klBraLanc5 chromosome 19, klBraLanc5.hap2, whole genome shotgun sequence genome encodes:
- the LOC136425101 gene encoding serine racemase-like, which yields MNTNAEVTLQTIEEAARTLAGHAIRTPVETCETLDLLAGRKLFFKCENFQKSGAFKFRGAFNAVSRLVRSNEPTQRELHVVGDSSGNYACGLALAARLCGVSAHVVMPNNAPECKKQIVLSYGATLIQRERRQDFPQTIKQVQEMTGAVYISGSQNPDVISGQGTMGLELLQQVPDLDAVIMPVGGGGMLAGVSMAIKSICPDVRVYGAEPEVANQATLSLQNGERFVYSYVPRSIADGVVAGIGPVTWTYIRDNVDDIFTVTEDEIKNAMRLVSERMKLVVEPSGVVGVAAALSDSFRARAVGFKNVAVILSGGNVDLQKLPELLLM from the exons ATGAACACCAACGCTGAAGTCACTCTGCAAACTATCGAAGAAGCTGCCCGTACGTTGGCTGGTCACGCGATAAGGACCCCGGTAGAAACCTGTGAGACTCTAGACTTGTTGGCGGGAAGAAAACTCTTCTTTAAGTGCGAGAACTTCCAAAAATCAGGTGCCTTTAAG TTTCGTGGAGCCTTCAACGCTGTGTCCCGATTGGTCCGTTCAAATGAACCGACTCAACGCGAACTACATGTGGTGGGTGATAGTAGCGGGAACTACGCATGCGGACTGGCCCTGGCAGCCCGGCTCTGCGGAGTTAGTGCCCACGTCGTTATGCCAAACAACGCTCCAGAGTGCAAGAAACAAATTGTGTTATCGTACGGGGCCACTCTGATACAACGGGAACGACGGCAG GATTTTCCCCAAACCATAAAGCAGGTACAAGAGATGACAGGAGCGGTCTACATCTCCGGCAGTCAAAATCCTGACGTCATATCCGGGCAGGGAACTATGGGATTGGAACTTCTCCAACAG GTCCCTGACTTGGATGCTGTTATAATGCCAGTGGGTGGTGGAGGGATGCTGGCGGGCGTCTCAATGGCTATCAAG TCCATCTGTCCCGATGTTCGCGTTTACGGAGCCGAACCGGAGGTTGCGAACCAAGCGACCCTTTCTCTCCAGAATGGCGAGCGATTTGTCTACTCATATGTGCCGCGGTCTATCGCTGACGGAGTCGTCGCTGGCATCGGTCCAGTGACGTGGACGTACATCCGCGACAATGTTGACGACATCTTCACTGTTACAGAGGACGAGATAAAG AATGCCATGCGGCTGGTGAGTGAGCGGATGAAGTTGGTGGTGGAACCGTCAGGTGTGGTGGGCGTGGCCGCAGCTTTGAGTGACAGCTTCAGGGCACGGGCGGTAGGGTTCAAGAACGTCGCCGTCATCCTGTCGGGAGGGAACGTGGATCTGCAGAAACTTCCGGAGCTACTACTGATGTGA